The sequence below is a genomic window from Streptomyces sp. B21-105.
CAGTGGGCCTTCTACCGCGACCGCCGTCCCGACGCCTACGAAGGGCTGGTGCAGCCGTGAGCGACCTCTACGCCCGGCACCGGAGCGTCCTGCCCGACTGGCTCGCCCTCTACTACGAGGAGCCGCTGGAGATCACCCACGGCGAGGGCCGGCACGTCTGGGACTCCGAGGGAAACAAGTACCTCGACTTCTTCGGCGGCATCCTCACCACCATGACCGCGCACGCGCTGCCCGAGGTCACCAAGGCGGTCGCCGAGCAGGCCGGACGGATCGTCCACTCCTCGACGCTCTATCTCAACCGGCCCATGGTCGAACTCGCCGAGCGCATCGCCCACGTCAGCGGCATCCCCGACGCCCGGGTCTTCTTCACCACCTCGGGCACCGAAGCCAACGACACCGCGCTGCTGCTCGCCACCGCCCACCGGCGCAGCAACACCGTGCTGGCCATGCGCAACAGTTACCACGGCCGTTCCTTCAGCGCGGTCGGCATCACCGGCAACCGCGGCTGGTCCCCGACGTCGCTGTCCCCGCTGCAGACGGTGTACGTGCACGGCGGGGTCCGCGGCCGGGGCCCCTTCGCCGGCCTCGACGACGCCGCGTTCATCGACGCCTGCGTCGCGGACCTGAAGGACCTGCTCGGCCACACCCGCCCGCCCGCCGCCCTGATCGCCGAGCCCATCCAGGGGGTCGGCGGATTCACCTCGCCGCCCGACGGCCTGTACGCGGCCTTCCGTGAGGTGCTGGACGAACGCGGCATCCTGTGGATCGCCGACGAGGTGCAGACCGGCTGGGGCCGCACCGGCGAGCACTTCTGGGGCTGGCAGGCACACGGCCGAAACGGTCCGCCGGACATCGTCACCTTCGCCAAGGGCATCGGCAACGGCATGTCCGTCGGCGGCGTCATCGCCCGCTCCGAGATCATGAACTGCCTGGACGCCAACAGCATCTCCACCTTCGGCGGCACCCAGATCACCATGGCGGCCGCCCTCGCCAACCTCTCCTACCTGCTGGAACACGACCTCCAGGGCAACGCCCGGCGGGTCGGCGGGATGCTCATCGAGCGGCTGCGGGCCGCCACCGCCCAGGATCCGGGCGTGCGGGAGGTGCGCGGGCGCGGCCTCATGATCGGCGTCGAGCTGACCCGGCCGGGTACCGGCCTGGCCGACCCGGACCGGGCGTCCGCCGTGCTGGAGGCGGCCCGCGCCGACGGGCTGCTGATCGGCAAGGGCGGCGGTCACGACACCAGCGCCCTGCGCGTCGCACCCCCGTTGTCCCTGACCGTGGCGGAGGCCGAAGAGGGCGCCGCCATCCTCGAGAGCGCGCTGAGGAGCACGCGATAGCGCAGGCCTGAGCCAAGGGAACACATCACCATGACCATTGCCCTGGAGTCCTGGGGGCCCGTGGAGCCGCTGGAACCCGCCCTGTCGGTCCGTCAGGTCCTGTCCCTGGAAAGGGTGATGGCCGGCGAACCCGAAGTGGTGGCGGGCGCCGGCCGGCTCGACCGGCCGGTGCGCTGGGTGCACGTCGCCGAGGCCGCCGACGTCGGCGTGATGCTGACCGGCGGCGAGATGGTCCTCACCACCGGCGTGCTCCTCGCCGGCGACGAGAACGCGCAGACCGAGTACGTCCGCTCCCTGCACCGCGCCGAGGCCGCGGCCGTGGTGCTGGGCCTCGGACGGGCGTTCCCGACCACGCCCGACGCGATGCGGCGGGCCGCCGAACGGTGCGGGCTGCCGATGATCGTGCTCCATCGCCCCTTCCCCTTCGCCGAGTTGACGGAGGAGGTGCAGTCCCGGCTGGTGCGGCGCAAGTTCGCCGCCGTCAGCCTCTCGGAGGCCGTGCGGACCGCGCTCACCGCGCTGATCACCGCGGGAGCTCCGCTGCAACTGCTGCTCGACGAGATCGCCCAGCACGCCGGCTGTCCCGTCGTCGTCACCAACCTCGCCCACCGGGTGCTGGCCACGGCGGGGGAGCGGCCGGCGGTCGACGACGTGCTGCGGGACTGGGAACGCATCGCCCGCCAGGCCGGCGGCACCGAGGGCGACGGCTGGATCCGCGCCGAACTCGGCGGCCGCGGCGAACGCTGGGGGCAGATCGTGCTCTGCGGCCACCGCGGCGCCACCGCGGGCGGACGGCTGCTCGCCGACCGGGCCGCCGAGGCGCTGGTGCTGCACCGCATGCTCGGCGGCGCCTCCGCCCACTCCTGGGAGGAGCAGTCCGCGCAGAGCCTGCTCACGGATCTGATCTCCGGTGTCGTCCCGGCGCGCCAGCTGCTGCCGCGGGCCCGGGCGGCCGGCCTCCCCGTCAACCGGCGCACCTTCGTGCCGCTCGTCGTGCGGGACGTCGCCCTCGACCGACTCGACCGCGTGCTGCGGCTGCTGGGACTGCCGGGACTGGTCGCGGAACTCGCGGACGGGGCGACGGCGGTGCTGCTCAGCCTCGCCCGCGACCAGGACGCCGAGGCGCTCGCCGCCCACTTCGCGACCCGGTTGCGCACCGAGTCGGGCCGGGCCCGCACGGTCGTCGCGGCCGCCGACCCGCGGACCGTGTGGGACGAGGTGCCCGCCGGGCTGCGCGAGGCCCAGCACGTGGCGGACGCCGTGGCCGACTCGGCAGCCGTCCTCGACCTGCCGCTCGTCGTCCGGCTGAGGGACGTCCACCTGCGCGGACTGATCCGGCTGCTGCGGGACGACCCGCACGTGCAGTCGTTCGCCGAGCGGGAGCTGGACGGACTGCTGTGCGCGGCCGGCGACGACCTGCTCGCCGTCCTGCGGACATATCTGGCCACCGGCCGCAACAAGTCCCGCACCGCCCAGCTCCACCACGTCTCCCGGCCGGCGCTGTACCGCCGGCTGGAGGCGATAGAGGGCCGGCTGGGCGTGGACCTCGACGACTTCGAACAGGCCGCCTCGGTGCACATCGCGCTCCTCGCGCACGACGCGCAGCAGGGCTGACGGCCGCTGTGCCGCGCGCGGCCGGTGCCCGGGAAACAGCTGTGAAACAGGTAACGACCTGGGAAAACGGTGGTGAAACATGAGTCCGGGAAGACGTGACACGGTGACACGCCGGACCTGCGCAGGCGTGACACCGTGCAACTCAAAGCGGACCGGTCGGCTTCCTACGCTCCTCGTACACCGAGCGACCGGAGGTCCCGATGAGCAGAGTGATCCGTGCCGCCGTCTTCCAGACGGCCTGGACCGGCGACAAGGAATCGATGATCCAGGTGCACGAGCAGGCGGTCCGCGACGCGGCCGCGCAGGGTGCTCAGGTCCTGTGTTTCCAGGAGCTGTTCTACGGACCGTACTTCTGCCAGGTCCAGGACCCGCAGTTCTACGAGTACGCCGAGCAGATCCCCGACGGCCCGATCGTCCGGCGTTTCCAGGCGCTCGCCAGGGAGCACGGCATCGTCCTGGTGCTGCCGATGTACGAGGAGGAACAGCCCGGCGTCCTCTACAACACCGCCGCCGTGATCGACGCGGACGGTTCCTACCTCGGCAAGTACCGCAAGCACCACATCCCGCAGGTGAACGGTTTCTGGGAGAAGTTCTACTTCCGCCCTGGGAACGCCGGCTGGCCGGTCTTCGAGACGGCCGTCGGGAAGATCGGCGTCTACATCTGTTACGACCGCCATTTCCCCGAGGGCTGGCGCGCGCTGGGGCTCGAGGGCGCCGAGATCGTCTTCAACCCGTCGGCGACCTCCCGCGGTCTGTCCGCGTACCTGTGGCAGCTGGAGCAGCCGGCGGCGGCCGTCGCCAACGAGTACTTCGTCGGCGCGATCAACCGGGTCGGCGTCGAGGAGCTCGGCGACAACGACTTCTACGGGACCTCGTACTTCGTGGACCCGGAGGCCCAGTTCGTCGGGGAGGTGGCCAGCGACAAGGAGCCCGAACTCGTCGTCCGCGACCTCGACATGGCGAAGCTGCGCGCGGTCCGCGACCGCTGGCAGTTCTACCGCGACCGCCGTCCGGAGGCCTACGGCCCGCTGACCGCACCGTAGTCGACCGAGCCCGAGCCCGAGCCCGAGCCCGAGACCGACGTCGAGTCCGAGCCCGAGACCGACGTCGAGTCCGAGGTCGAGTCCGAGTTCGAGGCCTGGATCGAGGTCGCGACCGCCGCCGGTCCGGTGCAACGGGGGCCGGACCGGCGGCCCCCTCTGACACGACAACAGTGGTGAACACGGCAGGAGAGGGAGAATGAGCAGCCGAACCGTCATCCGGGGTGGTCTCGTCATCACCGCGTCCGACGAGATCCACGCCGACGTCCTGATCGAGGACGGCCGCATCGCCGCCCTCGCCGCCTCCGGCACCCCGGCCGCCGAGGCCTGGACCGCCGAGAGGGTCATCGACGCCACCGGGAAATACGTCATCCCGGGCGGGGTGGACGTCCACACCCACATGGAGCTGCCGTTCGGCGGCACCTCCGCCTCCGACACCTTCGAGACCGGCACCCGGGCCGCCGCCTGGGGCGGCACCACGACCATCGTCGACTTCGCGGTGCAGAGCGTCGGGCACAGCCTGCGCGAAGGCCTCGACGCCTGGCACGCGAAGGCCGAGGGCAACTGCGCGATCGACTACGGCTTCCACATGATCGTCTCCGACGTGAACCAGGACACGCTCAAGGAGATGGACCATCTGGTGGAGGAGGGCGTCACCTCCTTCAAGCAGTTCATGGCCTACCCCGGCGTCTTCTACAGCGACGACGGCCAGATCCTGCGCGCCATGCAGCGCTCCGCCGAGAACGGCGGACTGATCATGATGCACGCGGAGAACGGCATCGCCATCGACGTGCTGGTCGAACAGGCGCTGGCGCGCGGCGAGACGGATCCGCGCTACCACGGCGAGGTCCGCAAGGCCCTGCTGGAGGCCGAGGCCACCCATCGCGCGATCAAGCTCGCGCAGGTCGCCGGCGCGCCGCTGTACGTGGTGCACGTATCGGCGATGGAAGCGGTTGCTGAACTGGCCAGGGCACGGGACGAAGGGCTGAACGTCTTCGGCGAGACCTGCCCGCAGTACCTGTTCCTGTCGACCGACAACCTCGCCGAACCCGACTTCGAGGGCTCGAAGTACGTGTGCAGCACACCGCTGCGGCCGAAGGAGCACCAGGCCAAGCTGTGGCAGGGGCTGCGGACCAACGACCTCCAGGTCGTCTCCACCGACCACTGCCCGTTCTGCTTCGAGGGACAGAAGGAGCTCGGCCGGGGCGACTTCTCGAAGATCCCCAACGGCCTGCCGGGCGTCGAGAACCGTATGGACCTGCTCCACCAGGCCGTCGTCGACGGGCACATCAGCCGCCGCC
It includes:
- a CDS encoding aspartate aminotransferase family protein is translated as MSDLYARHRSVLPDWLALYYEEPLEITHGEGRHVWDSEGNKYLDFFGGILTTMTAHALPEVTKAVAEQAGRIVHSSTLYLNRPMVELAERIAHVSGIPDARVFFTTSGTEANDTALLLATAHRRSNTVLAMRNSYHGRSFSAVGITGNRGWSPTSLSPLQTVYVHGGVRGRGPFAGLDDAAFIDACVADLKDLLGHTRPPAALIAEPIQGVGGFTSPPDGLYAAFREVLDERGILWIADEVQTGWGRTGEHFWGWQAHGRNGPPDIVTFAKGIGNGMSVGGVIARSEIMNCLDANSISTFGGTQITMAAALANLSYLLEHDLQGNARRVGGMLIERLRAATAQDPGVREVRGRGLMIGVELTRPGTGLADPDRASAVLEAARADGLLIGKGGGHDTSALRVAPPLSLTVAEAEEGAAILESALRSTR
- a CDS encoding PucR family transcriptional regulator, whose amino-acid sequence is MTIALESWGPVEPLEPALSVRQVLSLERVMAGEPEVVAGAGRLDRPVRWVHVAEAADVGVMLTGGEMVLTTGVLLAGDENAQTEYVRSLHRAEAAAVVLGLGRAFPTTPDAMRRAAERCGLPMIVLHRPFPFAELTEEVQSRLVRRKFAAVSLSEAVRTALTALITAGAPLQLLLDEIAQHAGCPVVVTNLAHRVLATAGERPAVDDVLRDWERIARQAGGTEGDGWIRAELGGRGERWGQIVLCGHRGATAGGRLLADRAAEALVLHRMLGGASAHSWEEQSAQSLLTDLISGVVPARQLLPRARAAGLPVNRRTFVPLVVRDVALDRLDRVLRLLGLPGLVAELADGATAVLLSLARDQDAEALAAHFATRLRTESGRARTVVAAADPRTVWDEVPAGLREAQHVADAVADSAAVLDLPLVVRLRDVHLRGLIRLLRDDPHVQSFAERELDGLLCAAGDDLLAVLRTYLATGRNKSRTAQLHHVSRPALYRRLEAIEGRLGVDLDDFEQAASVHIALLAHDAQQG
- a CDS encoding nitrilase-related carbon-nitrogen hydrolase; translation: MSRVIRAAVFQTAWTGDKESMIQVHEQAVRDAAAQGAQVLCFQELFYGPYFCQVQDPQFYEYAEQIPDGPIVRRFQALAREHGIVLVLPMYEEEQPGVLYNTAAVIDADGSYLGKYRKHHIPQVNGFWEKFYFRPGNAGWPVFETAVGKIGVYICYDRHFPEGWRALGLEGAEIVFNPSATSRGLSAYLWQLEQPAAAVANEYFVGAINRVGVEELGDNDFYGTSYFVDPEAQFVGEVASDKEPELVVRDLDMAKLRAVRDRWQFYRDRRPEAYGPLTAP
- the hydA gene encoding dihydropyrimidinase; the protein is MSSRTVIRGGLVITASDEIHADVLIEDGRIAALAASGTPAAEAWTAERVIDATGKYVIPGGVDVHTHMELPFGGTSASDTFETGTRAAAWGGTTTIVDFAVQSVGHSLREGLDAWHAKAEGNCAIDYGFHMIVSDVNQDTLKEMDHLVEEGVTSFKQFMAYPGVFYSDDGQILRAMQRSAENGGLIMMHAENGIAIDVLVEQALARGETDPRYHGEVRKALLEAEATHRAIKLAQVAGAPLYVVHVSAMEAVAELARARDEGLNVFGETCPQYLFLSTDNLAEPDFEGSKYVCSTPLRPKEHQAKLWQGLRTNDLQVVSTDHCPFCFEGQKELGRGDFSKIPNGLPGVENRMDLLHQAVVDGHISRRRWIEIACATPARMFGMYPKKGTIAPGADADVVIYDPQAEQTVSAETHHMNVDYSAYEGRRITGRVETVLSRGELVIDQREFAGRAGHGLYTPRSTCQYLQ